One stretch of Phycisphaerae bacterium DNA includes these proteins:
- the purM gene encoding phosphoribosylformylglycinamidine cyclo-ligase, producing MGKRKKTITYKDSGVDIDANDVMVELIKPIVRSTYGPRVFGKHGGFAGLFRLDYCEALFKRNYKEPVLVACTDGVGSKILLARDSGHYDTVGIDLVAMNVNDMLTLGAEPLFFLDYVAVNKLDPKRVAQIVAGIAAGCRESDCSLIGGETAELPDIYKPDDFDLAGFAVGVVERKKIIDGSEIEAGDLIIGLPSTGLHSNGYALARRLVFKEARLKYDSVVPMIGGPIGDELLRPTRIYVMPVLDLLHNYRVKRVVRGMAHITGGGLPGNVDRVIPDGLKAVINTKSWTPPPVFRYLQSLGVRRDEMFRVFNMGIGYILIVRPAFAHSIVGRFRRRHQLDALIIGRIEKGPTTVELV from the coding sequence ATGGGCAAACGCAAAAAGACGATCACTTACAAAGACAGCGGCGTGGACATCGACGCGAACGACGTCATGGTCGAGCTGATCAAGCCCATCGTTCGCAGCACCTACGGCCCCCGCGTGTTCGGCAAGCACGGCGGTTTCGCCGGCCTGTTCCGCCTCGATTACTGCGAAGCTCTGTTCAAACGCAACTACAAGGAGCCCGTCCTCGTCGCCTGCACCGACGGCGTCGGCAGCAAAATTCTGCTGGCCCGCGACTCCGGTCACTACGACACCGTCGGCATTGACCTGGTGGCCATGAACGTCAACGACATGCTGACCCTCGGGGCCGAGCCCCTCTTCTTTCTCGATTACGTGGCTGTTAACAAGCTTGATCCCAAACGTGTCGCCCAGATCGTGGCCGGAATCGCCGCCGGATGCCGCGAATCAGATTGCTCCCTCATCGGCGGCGAGACGGCTGAGCTGCCCGACATCTACAAACCCGACGACTTCGATCTGGCCGGATTTGCCGTCGGCGTAGTCGAACGAAAGAAGATCATCGACGGTTCCGAAATCGAGGCCGGCGACTTGATCATCGGCCTGCCCTCGACCGGCCTCCATTCCAACGGCTACGCTCTCGCCCGGCGGCTGGTCTTCAAAGAAGCCCGGCTTAAGTATGATTCAGTAGTGCCGATGATCGGCGGGCCGATCGGCGACGAGCTCCTCCGTCCAACGCGGATCTACGTTATGCCCGTGCTCGACCTTCTGCACAACTATAGGGTCAAGCGCGTCGTCCGCGGCATGGCCCACATCACTGGCGGCGGCCTGCCCGGCAACGTCGACCGCGTCATCCCCGACGGCCTCAAGGCCGTGATCAACACTAAGAGCTGGACGCCCCCGCCTGTTTTCCGCTACCTGCAATCCCTCGGCGTGAGACGCGACGAAATGTTCCGGGTCTTCAACATGGGAATAGGCTACATCCTCATCGTCCGACCGGCCTTCGCCCACTCCATCGTCGGTCGCTTCCGCCGCCGCCATCAACTTGACGCCCTCATCATCGGCCGGATCGAAAAAGGCCCGACCACCGTGGAACTCGTTTAG
- a CDS encoding sigma-54 dependent transcriptional regulator: MAGSILLVDADPQIRQLVESACSDLSVALRVVETLDEAFQTIEASPPDVTLLDMGSPEGAGLTMLVQLRARWPRLCAVLIAERARSDQAIEAIKHGAIDYLLKPLRREDLIHHLSNALRISHDMIVPAVYESSDRDQPVDRIVGQSPAIHEVFKLIGLIAPREVNVLITGESGTGKELVARAIYQHSRRKDRPFLAVNCAAIPETLLESELFGNEKGAYTGADVRRIGKFEQCNSGTLLLDEIGDLPLSTQAKLLRVLQDGTFQRLGGNETIHCDVRILASTNQPIEQMIAERRFRQDLFYRLKVASIHLPPLRDRDVDAVLLAHYFVRRFNPQIGSNVQKFSPEVISAFLNYPWPGNVRELENVIKASLVVARGSVFQIGFLPEPIRACARAGAPAPLEPQPDAHTEAREPHLRELCARLLDHQQFHGQLYERVIQTAEREVIRACLARTNGQMAPAARLLGITRTTLRKKMAELNIKIRRSVSE, translated from the coding sequence ATGGCTGGAAGCATTCTTCTCGTTGACGCCGACCCCCAAATCCGGCAGCTGGTCGAATCGGCCTGCTCCGACCTCTCAGTCGCCCTGAGGGTCGTCGAAACGCTCGACGAGGCTTTCCAGACCATCGAGGCGTCGCCCCCCGACGTCACCCTCCTTGATATGGGTTCCCCCGAAGGAGCCGGCCTTACGATGCTCGTGCAGCTTCGAGCCCGATGGCCAAGGCTTTGTGCCGTCCTGATCGCCGAGCGGGCCCGCAGCGACCAGGCCATTGAGGCCATCAAACACGGGGCCATCGATTATCTCCTCAAGCCGCTTCGCCGCGAGGATCTCATCCATCACCTCAGCAACGCCCTGCGGATCAGCCACGACATGATCGTCCCTGCGGTTTACGAAAGCTCCGATCGCGACCAGCCTGTTGACCGAATCGTGGGACAGTCTCCGGCGATCCACGAAGTCTTCAAACTCATTGGCCTGATTGCCCCTCGTGAAGTGAACGTACTCATCACCGGCGAAAGCGGCACCGGAAAGGAACTCGTCGCCCGGGCCATCTATCAGCACAGCCGGCGAAAAGATCGGCCCTTCCTCGCCGTCAACTGCGCCGCCATCCCCGAAACGCTGCTCGAGAGCGAGCTCTTCGGAAACGAAAAAGGCGCCTACACCGGCGCCGACGTCCGCCGCATCGGCAAGTTCGAGCAGTGCAACTCCGGCACCCTCCTGCTCGACGAAATCGGCGATCTGCCCCTCTCCACCCAGGCCAAGCTGCTTCGAGTCCTTCAGGATGGCACCTTCCAGCGACTTGGCGGGAACGAAACGATCCACTGCGACGTGCGAATCCTCGCCTCTACAAACCAACCCATCGAGCAAATGATCGCCGAACGACGCTTCCGCCAGGACCTTTTTTATCGCCTCAAAGTCGCTTCCATCCACCTGCCCCCTCTGCGGGATCGCGACGTCGACGCCGTCCTGCTGGCCCACTATTTCGTTCGTCGATTCAACCCCCAGATCGGCTCGAACGTGCAGAAGTTCTCCCCCGAGGTGATCTCCGCGTTCCTGAACTACCCCTGGCCGGGCAACGTCCGCGAGCTGGAGAATGTGATCAAGGCCTCCCTCGTTGTCGCCCGCGGTTCCGTGTTCCAGATCGGGTTCTTGCCGGAGCCCATTCGCGCCTGTGCCCGGGCTGGAGCACCCGCGCCCCTCGAGCCCCAGCCCGACGCCCACACTGAGGCCCGCGAACCCCATCTTCGAGAACTGTGTGCCCGGTTACTCGATCATCAGCAGTTCCATGGTCAGCTATATGAGCGAGTAATTCAGACCGCCGAGCGGGAGGTCATCCGCGCCTGCCTGGCACGCACCAACGGCCAAATGGCCCCAGCCGCAAGGCTCCTGGGAATCACCCGAACCACCCTCCGAAAAAAAATGGCAGAGCTCAACATCAAGATCCGCAGGTCAGTCTCAGAATGA
- a CDS encoding TraR/DksA family transcriptional regulator encodes MTGYTTSADWRTDTPPSGIPVPARVTEGRGDSSLPLEILDELRQILLERRASLSQQLAALEAEAAVCQSRLSSSPADPADRRRAAWECALSRTNINRKTSLLWEVDQVLRRMDEGTYGFDVTTGAPIPIERLREIPWARHA; translated from the coding sequence ATGACAGGGTATACAACATCTGCGGATTGGAGAACCGATACGCCTCCCTCCGGCATTCCTGTGCCCGCTCGCGTCACTGAAGGGCGCGGTGATTCTTCATTGCCATTGGAGATCTTGGATGAATTGCGCCAGATTCTCCTTGAACGCCGCGCGTCCCTCTCCCAACAGCTTGCTGCACTCGAAGCAGAGGCAGCCGTCTGCCAATCCCGCCTGTCAAGCAGCCCGGCAGACCCCGCAGACAGGCGACGGGCCGCCTGGGAGTGCGCTCTCTCCCGCACCAACATCAACCGCAAAACGAGCCTTCTGTGGGAAGTCGACCAGGTGCTTCGGCGCATGGACGAAGGAACCTACGGTTTCGACGTGACGACGGGAGCCCCCATCCCGATCGAACGGCTCCGTGAGATTCCGTGGGCAAGACACGCGTGA
- a CDS encoding DNA topoisomerase VI subunit B — MVKHKKHSDGGQMLMAFASPANAGKGNGNRTTSPAAAQSAAKAADAHSTPRSTAKPGPKSGRDDTDDRKPARSRTTHATAESMAKMQRDISVSEFFAKNRHLLGFDNKRKALLMCVKEAVDNALDACEEAGHLPEIEVRIAQTAEERFRVTVKDNGPGIVKQQIPNVFGKLLYGSKFHRLKMSRGQQGIGISAAGMYGLLTTGKSVKITSRISPKKDAHYYEIQIDTKKNAPNIVKDETIKVDWDTGTQVEIELAGSYNKGRQSVDEYIEQTAIANPHVRIHFRPPVGEPVTYDRGTDVMPAQTQEIKPHPHGVELGLLIKMLHDTKSHWLSGFLQSEFCRVGPKVAEEICQAARLSPRAHPKRIARQEAEKLYEAIQKTKLMSPPTNCLAPIGAEQILTGLLKGVKAEFFTASTRPPAVYRGNPFQIEVGLAYGGSLGPDPKAENEGDSEVAVDALRAFRRGGKLKTGNGNGSGSQMLARVIRFANRVPLLYQQSACCMYKSVIDVDWRRYGLSQSSGALPQAPMVVLVHMASVWVPFTSESKEAIADYDEIRAEIKLALQDCGRKLSAYLNRRRKMKYQGERRSIFEKYITEVVNACATIKRINRTELCENLLAMSKKATAQADDQLDKHGKRVGGDSEYGENTVVVEQQDEASGNPGPLFQATG, encoded by the coding sequence ATGGTGAAGCACAAAAAGCATTCGGACGGCGGACAGATGCTCATGGCGTTTGCGTCGCCCGCAAACGCCGGTAAAGGCAACGGGAACAGGACGACATCTCCTGCTGCGGCCCAATCAGCCGCCAAGGCAGCCGACGCGCATTCGACACCGCGATCGACCGCCAAGCCCGGCCCGAAGTCCGGCCGCGACGACACCGATGACAGAAAGCCCGCCCGTTCCAGGACAACACACGCCACGGCCGAGTCCATGGCCAAGATGCAGCGAGACATCTCCGTCTCCGAGTTCTTCGCCAAAAACCGGCACCTCTTGGGTTTCGACAACAAGCGCAAGGCCCTGCTGATGTGCGTCAAGGAAGCCGTCGACAACGCCCTCGATGCATGCGAGGAGGCCGGCCATCTGCCGGAAATCGAAGTCCGGATCGCACAGACCGCCGAAGAACGCTTCCGGGTGACCGTCAAGGACAATGGCCCCGGCATCGTCAAACAGCAAATCCCCAACGTGTTTGGAAAGCTGCTCTACGGGTCCAAGTTCCATCGACTCAAGATGTCCCGCGGCCAACAGGGCATAGGCATCTCCGCGGCCGGCATGTACGGCCTGCTCACCACCGGCAAGAGCGTCAAGATCACCTCGCGGATTTCACCGAAGAAAGACGCTCACTACTACGAGATCCAGATCGACACAAAGAAGAACGCGCCCAACATCGTCAAGGATGAAACCATCAAGGTCGACTGGGACACCGGTACTCAGGTCGAGATCGAACTCGCCGGTTCATACAACAAAGGCCGGCAGTCGGTCGATGAGTACATCGAGCAAACCGCCATCGCCAATCCGCACGTCCGGATCCACTTCCGCCCGCCGGTCGGCGAACCCGTCACTTACGACCGCGGCACCGACGTCATGCCCGCGCAGACCCAGGAGATCAAACCCCACCCACATGGCGTCGAACTCGGACTGCTGATCAAAATGCTTCACGATACCAAGTCTCACTGGCTCAGCGGTTTTCTTCAGAGCGAATTCTGCCGCGTCGGGCCGAAGGTTGCCGAGGAGATCTGCCAGGCCGCCAGGCTCAGCCCCAGGGCCCACCCGAAGCGCATCGCCCGCCAGGAAGCCGAGAAGCTTTACGAGGCAATCCAGAAAACCAAGCTGATGTCGCCGCCGACCAACTGCCTGGCACCCATCGGTGCCGAGCAGATCCTGACCGGCCTGCTCAAAGGCGTGAAAGCCGAGTTCTTCACCGCCTCGACGCGCCCCCCTGCCGTCTATCGCGGAAACCCCTTCCAAATCGAGGTGGGACTGGCCTACGGCGGCTCGCTGGGACCCGACCCGAAGGCCGAAAATGAAGGCGACTCCGAAGTGGCCGTCGATGCCCTGAGGGCCTTCAGACGCGGCGGTAAGCTCAAGACCGGCAACGGCAACGGCTCCGGCTCGCAGATGCTGGCCCGGGTGATCCGCTTCGCCAACCGCGTCCCGTTGCTCTACCAACAGTCGGCTTGCTGCATGTACAAGAGCGTTATTGACGTCGATTGGCGCCGTTACGGCTTGTCCCAGAGCAGCGGGGCCTTGCCGCAGGCCCCGATGGTGGTGCTCGTCCATATGGCCAGCGTGTGGGTTCCGTTTACCTCGGAGTCCAAGGAGGCCATCGCCGATTACGATGAGATACGCGCCGAGATCAAGCTGGCCCTGCAGGACTGCGGCCGAAAACTGTCCGCCTATCTCAACCGCCGGCGCAAAATGAAGTACCAGGGCGAGAGACGAAGCATCTTCGAGAAGTACATCACCGAGGTGGTCAACGCTTGCGCAACCATCAAACGAATCAACAGGACCGAGTTGTGCGAGAACCTCCTGGCTATGTCGAAGAAGGCGACTGCCCAGGCCGATGACCAGCTCGACAAACATGGCAAGCGCGTCGGCGGGGATTCCGAGTACGGCGAGAATACCGTGGTGGTCGAGCAGCAGGACGAGGCATCGGGCAATCCCGGTCCCCTTTTCCAGGCGACGGGGTGA
- a CDS encoding DNA topoisomerase IV subunit A — protein MARTKSTVPASGSGGRTSAAAKAKAKETARKIEELAEMIVENARRRKSPKLEIPIRALSNVNFNPKKAILEMGDASQTRQFFDLSMARKFMQTMLVAAQCKKLIDEEKTSSIRGLFYLCKHDVAGSKEKTFNDQDESDPIIEDLEVTIDALREELHVYASNRGNLVGPITLVDDGNTLDCMRMGSAGYAVPSICEPDVIQFKKCSAKYILHVEKDTVWRRFYEDRFHEKHNCIITHGSGQPTRGMRRLLRRMHDELKLPVYCLLDNDPWGYYIYSVIKQGSINLAYESRRMAVPQAKFIGVSSFDYERCGLTDDVKIGLDDKDIKRAKQILEYPWFQGKKQWEKEIRKMMQNGFKMEVEAMINKRLTYLTEEYVPMKIKDPKQWLD, from the coding sequence TTGGCCAGAACTAAATCAACTGTTCCGGCGAGCGGCTCCGGAGGCAGAACCAGTGCCGCCGCAAAAGCCAAAGCGAAGGAAACGGCCCGCAAGATCGAAGAGCTTGCGGAGATGATCGTCGAGAACGCCAGGAGGCGCAAGAGCCCCAAGCTCGAAATCCCCATCCGGGCCCTCTCGAACGTCAACTTCAACCCCAAGAAAGCCATCCTTGAGATGGGCGACGCCTCCCAGACCCGCCAGTTTTTCGACCTGTCCATGGCCAGGAAGTTCATGCAGACCATGCTGGTGGCCGCCCAGTGCAAGAAGCTTATCGACGAGGAAAAGACTTCCTCAATTCGTGGTCTGTTCTACCTCTGCAAGCACGACGTGGCCGGCAGTAAGGAGAAAACCTTTAATGACCAGGATGAGTCCGATCCGATCATTGAGGATCTCGAGGTCACTATCGACGCGCTTCGCGAGGAACTGCATGTCTATGCCAGCAACCGCGGCAACCTGGTCGGGCCGATCACGCTTGTGGACGACGGCAATACGCTTGATTGTATGCGAATGGGCTCGGCCGGTTATGCCGTACCGAGTATCTGCGAGCCCGATGTGATCCAGTTCAAGAAGTGCAGCGCCAAGTACATCCTCCATGTCGAAAAAGATACCGTCTGGCGGCGCTTCTACGAGGACCGCTTCCACGAAAAGCACAACTGCATCATAACTCACGGCAGCGGACAGCCCACCCGAGGCATGCGACGGCTGCTGCGACGCATGCATGACGAGCTGAAGCTGCCCGTCTACTGCCTGCTCGATAACGACCCCTGGGGATATTACATCTACTCCGTGATCAAGCAGGGCTCCATTAATCTCGCCTATGAAAGCCGACGCATGGCCGTCCCGCAAGCCAAGTTCATTGGCGTGTCCAGCTTTGACTACGAACGCTGCGGCCTCACGGACGACGTCAAGATCGGTCTGGATGACAAGGACATCAAGCGGGCCAAGCAGATCCTCGAGTACCCCTGGTTCCAGGGCAAGAAGCAGTGGGAAAAGGAAATCCGCAAGATGATGCAGAACGGCTTTAAGATGGAAGTCGAAGCCATGATCAACAAGCGGCTCACGTATCTCACCGAAGAGTACGTGCCAATGAAGATCAAGGACCCGAAACAATGGTTGGATTGA
- a CDS encoding acyl carrier protein, translating into MLEAIRQCMSRAMKLDATTLASITEQTTAADVPGWTSVAHLSLILELERTFKITFDNDEIVSMGSVTAIIQGLKAKGVFGG; encoded by the coding sequence GTGCTCGAAGCGATTCGTCAATGCATGTCCCGTGCCATGAAGCTCGACGCGACGACGCTCGCGTCCATCACCGAGCAGACCACGGCCGCTGATGTCCCCGGATGGACCTCCGTGGCTCATCTCTCCCTGATCCTGGAGCTGGAGAGGACCTTCAAAATCACCTTCGACAACGACGAGATCGTCTCTATGGGCAGCGTGACGGCAATCATCCAAGGACTCAAGGCCAAAGGCGTTTTCGGAGGATGA
- a CDS encoding transposase: MNRDASDIVRGRCERAWRTADENRNDAITRERGFLPERRLAFHQAESGPIMEQLRAWCIRQFDERLVEPNSALGQAITYLAKHWQKLTVFARQPGALLDNDVVERTLKRAILHRKNALFYRTLHGAHVGDLFMSLIHTCQSDEIDPFDCLTELRHRAVELAAQPEHRIPRNYRQSLAVIGGG, encoded by the coding sequence ATGAATCGTGACGCGTCTGATATTGTCCGCGGCCGGTGCGAGCGTGCATGGAGGACGGCGGATGAGAACCGGAACGACGCAATCACCCGCGAACGAGGCTTTTTGCCGGAGCGGCGGCTGGCCTTCCACCAGGCCGAGAGCGGCCCGATCATGGAGCAGCTCCGGGCCTGGTGCATCCGGCAGTTCGATGAACGGCTGGTGGAGCCCAACTCAGCGCTCGGCCAGGCCATCACCTACCTGGCCAAGCACTGGCAGAAGCTGACCGTCTTCGCGCGTCAGCCCGGAGCCCTGCTGGATAACGACGTTGTCGAACGGACTCTGAAGCGGGCGATCCTGCATCGAAAAAACGCCCTGTTCTACAGAACCCTGCACGGGGCCCACGTCGGCGACCTGTTCATGAGCCTCATACACACCTGCCAAAGCGACGAAATCGACCCCTTCGACTGCCTGACCGAACTGCGGCACCGCGCCGTAGAGCTCGCCGCCCAGCCCGAACACCGGATACCCAGGAACTACCGGCAAAGTCTCGCCGTTATCGGCGGCGGATGA
- a CDS encoding glutamate-5-semialdehyde dehydrogenase → MSNEALEQYALRLARDARAAGRKLALTSGKQRNEALRAMAAALREQTDALVAENAKDLAAAEANGLTSAMIDRLKLDAGRVAKMAQAVLEIADQPDPVGETIEGRMRPDGFRVEKRRVPLGVVAIIYEARPNVTSDAAALCIKSANACILRGGKESFHSNVAIGSAISSALAKVDLPAEAVQIVNTTDRNLVPILLKQNESIDLVIPRGGESLIRAVVEQSRIPVIKHYTGNCHVYVDSGCPAEMAESVVLNAKIQRPGVCNAAETILFHRDTADTLLPVIGRKLMDAKVEVRGCAETCKRLAGCKPATEQDWYTEYLDLVVAVKVVDSLQDAIDHINQYGSHHTDAILTPDIRSAEAFVAGVDSGNVMVNCSTRLSDGGVYGLGAEIGISTDKLHARGPMGAADLTTYKWVVTGNGHIRH, encoded by the coding sequence ATGAGCAACGAAGCACTAGAACAGTATGCGTTACGGCTGGCCCGGGATGCCCGGGCAGCCGGTCGAAAACTGGCCCTGACTTCGGGCAAGCAGCGGAACGAAGCCTTGCGGGCGATGGCTGCGGCCCTGCGCGAGCAGACCGATGCCCTGGTGGCGGAGAACGCCAAGGATCTGGCCGCCGCGGAGGCTAACGGCCTGACCTCGGCGATGATCGACCGGCTCAAGCTCGACGCAGGGCGAGTGGCCAAGATGGCCCAGGCGGTCCTGGAGATTGCCGATCAGCCCGATCCGGTGGGTGAGACCATCGAAGGGCGTATGCGCCCCGACGGCTTCAGGGTGGAGAAGCGTCGTGTGCCGCTGGGCGTGGTGGCGATCATCTATGAGGCGCGGCCGAACGTGACTTCCGACGCGGCCGCCTTGTGCATCAAGAGCGCCAACGCCTGCATCCTGCGCGGCGGCAAGGAATCATTTCACTCGAACGTGGCGATCGGCTCGGCGATCTCGTCTGCCTTGGCCAAGGTCGATCTGCCGGCCGAGGCGGTGCAGATCGTCAACACCACCGACCGCAACCTCGTGCCCATCCTGCTCAAGCAGAACGAGAGCATTGACCTGGTTATCCCTCGCGGGGGCGAGTCTCTGATCCGTGCGGTCGTCGAGCAGTCGCGCATTCCGGTCATTAAGCATTACACCGGCAACTGCCATGTATATGTCGACTCCGGCTGCCCGGCCGAGATGGCCGAGAGCGTGGTCCTGAATGCCAAGATCCAGCGACCGGGTGTGTGCAACGCGGCCGAGACGATTCTGTTCCATCGGGACACGGCCGACACGCTGTTGCCTGTGATCGGTAGGAAGCTGATGGATGCGAAGGTCGAGGTGCGCGGCTGCGCCGAAACCTGCAAGCGGCTGGCCGGCTGCAAACCCGCGACCGAGCAGGACTGGTACACTGAATACCTCGACCTGGTCGTTGCGGTGAAGGTTGTGGACTCGCTGCAGGATGCGATCGACCACATTAACCAATACGGCTCACATCATACTGACGCCATTCTCACGCCCGATATTCGCTCGGCAGAGGCTTTTGTTGCCGGAGTGGATTCCGGCAACGTCATGGTTAATTGCTCGACCCGCTTGAGCGATGGGGGGGTATATGGTCTGGGCGCCGAGATCGGTATCAGCACCGACAAGCTCCACGCCCGCGGTCCCATGGGTGCTGCCGACCTGACCACGTACAAGTGGGTGGTGACCGGCAACGGCCACATTCGCCACTGA
- the cdaA gene encoding diadenylate cyclase CdaA — MSYTLGAAGVKLVEALSGPSEPMIQAMLNYLRSIFTSEAYPPFQVLLEMALIGTVVYSVLRFLHGTRGARLLQGLIILLVVGFLLVNVMAEFLGLDRLTVLYQPFLLSVLLATLVVFQPELRRGLMRLGETRWRRISQSEIDRVAVPVAAACTQLSKNKIGALIAIERDVGLSAIAEEGVRLDARLSAELLNTIFWPGSALHDLGVVIQNGRIAAAACEFPLVDAEGVDHSMGSRHRAAIGLSLESDAIVVVVSEETGSISIAERGRLYPHIRPADLYDTICRHLSHTRVPLVPREEVVPEPEPEPVPSPAVSEGKVGDEVPVGETLDQEVAADPAKSPHHEPAEAPA, encoded by the coding sequence ATGTCGTATACTTTGGGAGCAGCAGGGGTGAAGTTGGTCGAGGCGTTGTCAGGTCCGAGCGAGCCCATGATCCAGGCGATGCTCAATTATCTGCGGAGCATATTCACCTCCGAGGCGTATCCGCCTTTTCAGGTATTGCTGGAGATGGCGCTGATCGGCACGGTGGTCTACAGCGTCCTGCGGTTTCTGCATGGAACGCGCGGGGCCCGACTGCTGCAAGGCCTGATCATTCTTCTGGTGGTCGGATTCCTGCTTGTCAACGTGATGGCCGAGTTTCTCGGGCTCGACCGATTGACGGTGTTGTATCAGCCCTTTCTGTTGTCGGTATTGCTGGCAACCCTCGTCGTCTTCCAGCCGGAGCTGCGGCGAGGTCTCATGCGCCTGGGGGAGACCCGTTGGCGTCGGATCAGCCAATCGGAAATCGACCGCGTGGCTGTTCCAGTCGCGGCCGCCTGCACGCAGCTTTCGAAGAACAAGATTGGAGCGTTGATCGCCATTGAAAGAGATGTCGGACTCTCGGCTATTGCGGAAGAGGGGGTGCGCCTCGATGCCCGCTTGTCGGCCGAACTGCTCAATACCATTTTCTGGCCGGGCTCGGCCTTGCACGATCTCGGGGTGGTGATTCAAAACGGGCGGATCGCCGCGGCAGCCTGTGAGTTTCCGCTGGTCGATGCCGAGGGGGTTGACCACTCCATGGGCAGCCGGCATCGGGCGGCGATTGGCCTCAGTCTCGAATCGGACGCCATTGTGGTCGTGGTCAGCGAAGAGACCGGTTCGATCTCAATTGCCGAACGAGGGCGTCTGTATCCCCATATCCGCCCGGCCGATCTTTACGACACCATCTGCCGCCATTTGAGTCATACCCGGGTGCCGCTCGTGCCTCGAGAGGAGGTTGTACCAGAACCCGAGCCGGAACCGGTGCCGAGTCCTGCGGTCTCGGAGGGTAAGGTCGGCGATGAGGTTCCGGTGGGTGAGACGCTCGACCAGGAGGTTGCGGCCGACCCCGCCAAGTCACCGCACCATGAACCGGCGGAGGCCCCTGCATGA